In Euphorbia lathyris chromosome 9, ddEupLath1.1, whole genome shotgun sequence, the following are encoded in one genomic region:
- the LOC136206992 gene encoding cytochrome P450 71B20-like, whose product MLLRLGQIPVLVVSSAEAARDVLKVHDLACCSRPSLSGAARLSYNFLDVTLAPYGAQWRYMKKLIVLELFSLKRVQSFRFVREAEVEFLMNSISHSAETPIDLTDKLFALTAKITYRMSFGMDFRGINSLDRARFYQVVHEAEAVAGSFSNAELFPFAGWILDWITGHHARTERVFHELDSFFECVIDDHLKPGREKDHDDIIDVLLRVKEEQDQLGTADFAMNNIKGVLLNLFVAGTDTAAITLNWAMAELIRNPRVLEKVQDEVRNHIGNKGKVSESDLDKLSYLKMIIKETFRMHPAAPLLVPRETISHCKINGYDVDSKTMIQVNVWAIGRDPKYWKEPEQFYPERFVNCSIDYKGQNFEFLPFGAGRRICPGIHMGTVTIEYVLANLLYFFDWKLPKGMRKEDINMEEKSGVSLTITKRTPLILVPMKHH is encoded by the exons ATGCTCCTTCGCCTCGGGCAGATCCCGGTCCTTGTTGTCTCCTCTGCTGAAGCTGCAAGAGATGTCTTAAAAGTTCATGATCTTGCTTGTTGCAGCAGACCTTCTTTATCCGGAGCTGCCAGACTTTCTTACAATTTCTTAGATGTGACTTTAGCTCCATATGGTGCTCAATGGAGATACATGAAGAAACTGATTGTTTTAGAGCTTTTTAGTCTCAAGAGAGTCCAATCTTTTCGGTTTGTCAGAGAAGCAGAAGTTGAATTTCTCATGAATTCAATCTCTCATTCTGCTGAAACTCCAATTGATCTTACAGATAAATTGTTCGCTCTTACCGCGAAGATTACATATAGGATGTCTTTCGGGATGGATTTTCGGGGGATTAATAGCTTGGACAGAGCCAGATTTTATCAAGTGGTTCATGAAGCTGAGGCTGTTGCAGGAAGCTTTTCCAATGCTGAATTGTTTCCATTTGCAGGATGGATCTTAGACTGGATTACGGGTCATCACGCCAGGACGGAAAGAGTGTTTCATGAATTAGATAGTTTTTTTGAATGTGTAATTGATGATCATCTGAAACCTGGAAGGGAAAAGGATCATGATGACATAATTGATGTTCTACTACGAGTAAAGGAAGAACAAGATCAACTTGGAACTGCTGATTTCGCTATGAATAACATTAAAGGAGTCCTCCTC AATTTATTCGTAGCTGGCACAGATACTGCTGCAATTACGTTGAATTGGGCAATGGCAGAGCTCATCAGGAATCCAAGAGTGCTAGAGAAAGTGCAAGATGAAGTTAGAAACCACATTGGAAACAAAGGAAAAGTAAGTGAAAGTGATCTTGACAAGCTTTCATATCTgaaaatgataataaaagaaacattcagaATGCACCCTGCTGCCCCTCTTCTGGTGCCAAGAGAAACCATTTCTCACTGTAAAATCAATGGTTACGACGTTGATTCAAAGACAATGATCCAAGTTAATGTCTGGGCAATCGGACGGGATCCGAAATACTGGAAGGAACCGGAGCAGTTTTATCCTGAAAGATTTGTTAATTGCTCTATTGACTATAAAGGACAGAATTTCGAGTTCTTGCCATTTGGGGCTGGGAGAAGAATCTGTCCAGGAATACACATGGGAACTGTAACAATTGAATACGTTCTTGCAAACCTTCTGTACTTTTTTGATTGGAAATTGCCAAAAGGAATGAGGAAAGAAGACATCAACATGGAAGAGAAATCTGGTGTTAGTCTTACTATCACTAAAAGAACACCTCTAATTCTTGTTCCTATGAAGCATCATTAG